Proteins from a genomic interval of Panthera uncia isolate 11264 chromosome C1 unlocalized genomic scaffold, Puncia_PCG_1.0 HiC_scaffold_4, whole genome shotgun sequence:
- the SLC35A3 gene encoding UDP-N-acetylglucosamine transporter isoform X2 produces the protein MSANLKYLSLGILVFQTTSLVLTMRYSRTLKEEGPRYLSSTAVVVAELLKIMACILLVYKDSKCSLRALNRILHDEILNKPMETLKLAIPSGIYTLQNNLLYVALSNLDAATYQVTYQLKILTTALFSVSMLSKKLGVYQWLSLVILMTGVAFVQWPSDSQELDSKELSTGSQFVGLMAVLTACFSSGFAGVYFEKILKETKQSVWIRNIQLGFFGSIFGLMGVYIYDGELVSKNGFFQGYNRLTWIVVILQALGGLVIAAVIKYADNILKGFATSLSIILSTLISYFWLQDFVPTRYIKSHGIFKV, from the exons ATGTCCGCCAACCTAAAATACCTTTCCTTGGGAATTTTGGTCTTTCAGACTACCAGTTTGGTTCTAACGATGCGTTATTCTAGGACTTTAAAAGAAGAGGGACCTCGTTATCTATCTTCTACAGCAGTGGTTGTTGCTGAACTTTTGAAAATAATGGCCTGCATTTTATTAGTCTACAAAGATAGCA AATGTAGTCTAAGAGCACTGAATCGAATACTGCATGATGAAATACTTAATAAACCTATGGAAACTCTGAAACTTGCTATTCCATCAGGGATATATACTCTTCAGAATAATTTACTTTATGTGGCACTATCAAATCTGGATGCAGCTACTTATCag gtcaCATATCAGTTGAAAATTCTTACAACAGCATTATTTTCTGTGTCTATGCTTAGTAAAAAATTAGGTGTGTACCAGTGGCTCTCCCTAGTAATTTTGATGACAGGAGTTGCTTTTGTACAG tgGCCCTCAGATTCTCAGGAGCTTGATTCTAAGGAACTTTCAACTGGCTCTCAATTTGTAGGCCTCATGGCAGTTCTCACAGCATGTTTTTCAAGTGGCTTTGCTGGGGTTTACTttgagaaaatcttgaaagaaaccaaacaatCAGTTTGGATAAGAAACATTCAACTTG gTTTCTTTGGGAGTATATTTGGACTAATGGGTGTCTACATTTATGATGGAGAATTGGTGTCAAAGAATGGATTTTTTCAGGGATATAACCGACTGACTTGGATAGTTGTTATTCTTCAG GCACTTGGAGGCCTTGTAATAGCTGCTGTTATTAAATATgcagataatattttaaaaggatttgcAACCTCTTTATCCATAATATTATCAACACTGATATCCTATTTTTGGCTGCAAGATTTTGTGCCAACcag ATATATCAAATCACATGGAATATTCAAAgtttga
- the SLC35A3 gene encoding UDP-N-acetylglucosamine transporter isoform X1 has product MSANLKYLSLGILVFQTTSLVLTMRYSRTLKEEGPRYLSSTAVVVAELLKIMACILLVYKDSKCSLRALNRILHDEILNKPMETLKLAIPSGIYTLQNNLLYVALSNLDAATYQVTYQLKILTTALFSVSMLSKKLGVYQWLSLVILMTGVAFVQWPSDSQELDSKELSTGSQFVGLMAVLTACFSSGFAGVYFEKILKETKQSVWIRNIQLGFFGSIFGLMGVYIYDGELVSKNGFFQGYNRLTWIVVILQALGGLVIAAVIKYADNILKGFATSLSIILSTLISYFWLQDFVPTSVFFLGAILVITATFLYGYDPKPTGNPTKA; this is encoded by the exons ATGTCCGCCAACCTAAAATACCTTTCCTTGGGAATTTTGGTCTTTCAGACTACCAGTTTGGTTCTAACGATGCGTTATTCTAGGACTTTAAAAGAAGAGGGACCTCGTTATCTATCTTCTACAGCAGTGGTTGTTGCTGAACTTTTGAAAATAATGGCCTGCATTTTATTAGTCTACAAAGATAGCA AATGTAGTCTAAGAGCACTGAATCGAATACTGCATGATGAAATACTTAATAAACCTATGGAAACTCTGAAACTTGCTATTCCATCAGGGATATATACTCTTCAGAATAATTTACTTTATGTGGCACTATCAAATCTGGATGCAGCTACTTATCag gtcaCATATCAGTTGAAAATTCTTACAACAGCATTATTTTCTGTGTCTATGCTTAGTAAAAAATTAGGTGTGTACCAGTGGCTCTCCCTAGTAATTTTGATGACAGGAGTTGCTTTTGTACAG tgGCCCTCAGATTCTCAGGAGCTTGATTCTAAGGAACTTTCAACTGGCTCTCAATTTGTAGGCCTCATGGCAGTTCTCACAGCATGTTTTTCAAGTGGCTTTGCTGGGGTTTACTttgagaaaatcttgaaagaaaccaaacaatCAGTTTGGATAAGAAACATTCAACTTG gTTTCTTTGGGAGTATATTTGGACTAATGGGTGTCTACATTTATGATGGAGAATTGGTGTCAAAGAATGGATTTTTTCAGGGATATAACCGACTGACTTGGATAGTTGTTATTCTTCAG GCACTTGGAGGCCTTGTAATAGCTGCTGTTATTAAATATgcagataatattttaaaaggatttgcAACCTCTTTATCCATAATATTATCAACACTGATATCCTATTTTTGGCTGCAAGATTTTGTGCCAACcag tGTCTTTTTCCTTGGAGCCATCCTTGTAATAACAGCTACTTTCCTATATGGTTATGATCCCAAACCTACAGGCAATCCTACTAAAGCATAG